Proteins from one Gossypium raimondii isolate GPD5lz chromosome 8, ASM2569854v1, whole genome shotgun sequence genomic window:
- the LOC105790492 gene encoding sterol 3-beta-glucosyltransferase UGT80A2 isoform X2, translating to MSSRHLLNLLNRIATLKDDGTVEFEVPGDVEPHALGGGQRDVYTGVAEEESLETELQYIPPLQIVMLIVGTRGDVQPFIAIGKRLQDYGHRVRLATHSNFKDFVLTAGLEFYPLGGDPKVLAGYMVKNKGFLPSGPSEIPIQRNQIKEIIYSLLPACKDPDPDSAIPFKADAIIANPPAYGHTHVAEALKVPIHIFFTMPWTPTSEFPHPLSRVKQPAGYRLSYQIVDSMIWLGIRDMINDLRKKKLRLRPVTYLSGSQGSDSDVPYGYIWSPHLVPKPKDWGPKIDVVGFCFLDLATNYEPPESLVKWLEAGPKPIYIGFGSLPVQEPEKMTQIIVDALEQTGQRGIINKGWGGLGSLAESKDSVYLLDNVPHDWLFLQCMAVVHHGGAGTTAAGLKAACPTTIVPFFGDQPFWGDRVHARGVGPAPIPIDEFSLPKLIDAIKFMLNPEVKEKAVELAKAMENEDGVSGAVKAFFKHLPRKKPELEPSVEPPSSLFSISRCFGCS from the exons CTTAACTTGTTGAACAGAATAGCTACCTTGAAAGATGATGGGACTGTGGAGTTTGAGGTCCCTGGAGATGTTGAGCCCCATGCTCTTGGTGGTGGGCAGAGAGACGTATATACTGGAGTTGCTGAAGAAGAGTCACTTGAAACGGAACTTCAGTATATTCCTCCGTTGCAAATAGTGATGCTTATAGTTGGCACACGTGGAGATGTGCAGCCATTTATTGCGATTGGAAAACGTCTCCAG GACTATGGTCATCGTGTAAGGCTGGCAACtcattcaaatttcaaagaCTTTGTGCTGACTGCCGGACTTGAGTTCTATCCATTAGGCGGAGATCCTAAAGTTCTTGCTGGTT ATATGGTTAAAAATAAAGGCTTCTTGCCATCAGGGCCTTCTGAGATTCCTATTCAGAGAAATCAGATAAAGGAAATCATCTACTCTTTGCTTCCAGCTTGCAAAGATCCTGACCCTGATTCTGCTATCCCTTTTAAGGCAGATGCAATCATTGCAAACCCTCCAGCATATG GACATACCCATGTGGCAGAGGCATTGAAAGTAccaattcatatatttttcacGATGCCATGGAC GCCAACAAGTGAGTTTCCACACCCTTTGTCCCGTGTGAAGCAACCTGCTGGATATCGA CTTTCTTATCAAATTGTTGATTCAATGATTTGGCTCGGGATAAGGGACATGATAAATGATCTTAGAAAGAAAAAGCTGAGGCTGCGACCAGTCACATACTTGAGTGGTTCCCAAGGCTCTGATTCTGATGTTCCATATGGATATATATGGAGTCCTCACCTTGTTCCTAAGCCTAAAG ATTGGGGACCTAAGATTGACGTGGTAGGCTTTTGCTTTCTTGATCTTGCAACAAATTATGAACCTCCTGAATCACTCGTAAAGTGGCTTGAAGCTGGTCCAAAGCCTATTTATATTGGATTTGGTAGCCTT CCTGTTCAAGAACCAGAAAAAATGACCCAAATAATTGTCGATGCATTGGAACAAACTGGGCAGAGGGGTATCATTAATAAAGGCTGGGGTGGCCTTGGTAGCT TGGCAGAATCCAAGGACTCTGTTTACTTATTGGACAACGTCCCTCATGATTGGCTATTCTTGCAATGCATGGCTGTG GTTCACCATGGTGGTGCCGGAACAACAGCTGCCGGTCTTAAAGCTGCG TGCCCAACGACCATTGTGCCATTTTTTGGTGATCAACCTTTCTGGGGAGATCGAGTGCATGCTAGAGGAGTGGGACCTGCACCAATTCCGATTGATGAGTTCTCACTTCCCAAGCTGATTGATGCAATAAAATTCATGCTAAACCCAGAG GTTAAAGAGAAAGCTGTTGAACTTGCCAAGGCAATGGAGAATGAGGATGGGGTGAGTGGAGCGGTAAAAGCATTTTTTAAGCATCTTCCTCGCAAGAAGCCAGAACTGGAGCCATCAGTGGAGCCACCATCTAGTCTGTTCTCCATTAGTCGGTGTTTTGGTTGTTCGTGA